The stretch of DNA AGTTTTAACGTTTAAAAAGGAGTTAAACCACTTTACAAAGTTATTTAGTGGTTTAACTCTGCCTTTTCTCTCATCAAACCGTCGGTAAGCTTTTCATCCAGTCCTTTAACCATGGTAAGGCTTTAGTTTCAGGCTCCAAAGTTTCACAAGCGTCTATTTTCAACATCGGTACTGGCGCAATGCCTTGTAACTCATAAAATAGCTCTTCCATTTTCTCGCCTGCACCACAAAAAGTAGGGTAACTTGAGTCACCCAGCGCAATCACACCAAATGGTTTTTGTTGCTGCATTGGCATAGTGTCGCGTGCTGAAAAGTAAAAACTTTCCAAATTTGAGGGTAGGTCGCCTTGCCCTGTAGTCGAGGTTATGACTAAACAAGCGTCAACATCATGAATATCGGTAACTAGTGCAGAACTGTTGTAAACGGTTGTATGCCCAGCGTCATGCAATGCTTGTTGAACGGTATTTGAAAGTTCTTGCGCGGCGCCGTAAACGCTCCCCATAATTAATGCAACTCGAGCCATGATGTGAATCTCCTAAACTTTGATAACAGCCATGTTAGCTAAAATAGTTAAACGAACAATAGCTAAACGAACAATAGTTAAACGAACTGAGGTAAAACATTGTATCGAAATTTATGTTGTCGGCCACCGACATTGTTCAAAAACGCTGGTTAAAGCCTCATCAAGAGGTGCATGTATACTGATACACTGTTTTGTAGTCGGATGTACAAAGCTAATACTAGCAGCATGTAATGCAAGCCTGTTGAGCGCTAAATGCTCACGAGCAGATTTATTTTGTTTACCATCACCGTGGTTAGTATCGCCAATAATCGGGTGTCTTATATGTGCCATGTGTCGCCGTAATTGATGTTTACGTCCCGATTTAGGGTTCAGCTCTACCAAAGAGTAGCGACTTTTTTCATAGCGTCCAGATGGAAAGGGTAGTTCGGCTGTGGCAATCGTTTTTAAATAGGTCAATGCTTCTTGTGGAGCTAGATCGGTTGCTCGGTTTTTATCTGCTATTTTGTCAAAGATACGTGTAAGAGCGTAGTCAATGGTAATTTGCTCTTGTGTATGACCACGAACCATAGCCAAGTAGGTCTTCTGTATTTCATCGTTTGCAAACGCTTTACTCATGGTGGCTGCAATTTCGCTACTTAATGCGAACACAAGCACGCCCGACGTGGGTCTGTCTAAGCGGTGGATTGGAAAAACGTGTTGACCAATAAGATCTCTAGTGAGTTGAAGCGCAAACAACGTCTCTCGTTTGTCAATTTCGCTTCGATGTACAAGTAAACCTGACGGCTTATTAATAGCAACTAAATCATTATCTTGATAAAGAATAGAAATCTCTGGGGCTTGATCAAAAACTATATTACGCATTATTAACTATTCAGTGAATATTTTACGCTAAGGATACCACTTAACGTCGCTAGCCCCTATAATTGGCAGGCTAAATAATTAAAAGGAAAACTAATGTCGACCGCGAACTCTAATAATCCAGTCCCAACAATTGCCGATTTAATGTTGCAAGCTGACGCCAATTGGCGCGTTTTTGATATGGGACGTCGTATCCAGTCGATTAGTAAAAGTGACTTTGCCGCTATCGAGAATGGCGAAAAACCGTATCCATTTCCTCTTCAGCAAAAAGCGAGGTTTGCTGTACTGTTTTGGGATCAAAAAGAGTCAAAACAAAGTGGCATGACAAACCCTTTTATTTGGTTTCTTCAATTTGAAGTTGATGAATTAGGCTTACTAAAACTGCAACAAAGAGATCATTTTATCTCTATTGTTATTAAAGAGTTAGGTTCATCAATAATAGGTGCAACAGACTCGGACAAGTTAGATAATCACCCTTATTCATTTACACCGGATCAAAATAGGCAAGCTGCGTTTAACGCGACGATAAAAGTTGCTTTGAAGCAACCGGCATCTATGTATTACGAACATGTGCAAGCTTATTTCACTAATCAGATTAGTATTGATAAGTGGCAAGAGTTGACGGTTCAGGGTATTGCTGACTTTGCCGCTCGTATTAATGAAAGTCAAAATGATTTAGCGTTGATAAATAATTTAGATCAATTGTCAGTTCAAATACTTAGCGTTTTAGGCGCGACGTTGGAGCATTCGAAGATTGGTATTAAATTAACGGAAAAATTGATAGTGCAGCAAAAGTTGGCGCTTGAAACATCTGATCACGAAGAAGTATTCCATTTATTAAGATGTATGGCAGGAAGTGAGTCTAAGTCATTAGTTCAGCAACAATTAGCTTTTTTACTTTCATCAGACGCGCTAAATGAGGAATCGTTATACTTGATAATAGCGGGTCGCTTTTGGAGTTATTTGACTGACGACTCACTACGTCATCTGTACTTTGATAAAATATCGCAACATACCAACCAACAGTTGTTTGCTGGTATATTTGCAGACTTAGTCGCAATACCAGAAACGAGACAGTGTGTATTAAGTTTACTTAGAGACCCATCTCGCTCTGCTTCAGTATCAAGAGCGATCGGGACCTTGTTCGGCCAATAATAAAATACGATTAATAATTGCTTTTATGCCGTTGCCTCTTGATGGACTTAATTGGTCCATCAAGCCTAGCTGATCAAGATAAGACGGCATATCGAACTCTAGTACTTGGCGATGAGATTTGCCATTAAACGCCGCGAGCACAATGGCGATTAAACCTTTCACTATTTTTGCGTCTGAACTGGCTGCTAATAGAAGTTGATCTTGGTGCCAGGAGGCAACTAACCAAACCTGACTTTCACAGCCTGCAACTTGGCTTTCCTCACGCTTAAGCGTTTCATCAAACGCTGGTAATTCTTTACCCATCAACATAATGCGTCGGTACTTATTTTGCCAGCCATGTTCTTTGTCCATTAGTGATAATACTGAGGCGTCGTTCAAGGTAAATGAGTTTGAAAAGTCCGCTATTGCTTGGTTCATATTGCTCTACTTGTTTTATATATCTAATAATTCTATGGTGTTTTTAAGGGCTTTTACGAACTGGTTTACGTCATTTAGTTCATTATAAACAGCCAATGATACTCGGATTGTACCGTCTGTACCGAGCGCCTGCATGAGTGGCATTGCGCAATGGTGGCCACAACGAACTGCAATTTGTTGTTGGTCTAACAGCATACCAACATCAGCGACTGATTCATCGTTTAAAGTAAATGAAACAACCCCAACATTGGCAGTCAAATCACCATATAGCGTTATGTTATCGATTGATTTTAGTTGGTTAAGGAGCGCTTTATATAAGTCGTCAATATGACTATGTTGAGTTTGGTACAGTTCGCTGTTCACAAAATCCAATGCGGCTTTAAGACCAATAACACCGGCAATATTTGGTGTGCCAGTTTCCAATAACGCAGGAATTGGTCTAAACGACGTTTTATCCCTTGATACTTGCGTGATCATTTCTCCACCAAACTGAACTGGATGCATTTCAGCCTTTTTACGTTCGGCAATATATAAAACGCCAATTCCTGTTGGACCATAAAGTTTATGACCCGAAAAGGCATAAAAATCGCAGTTTAATACGCTCACGTCAATTGGTAGGTGAGCAACAGCCTGTGCGCCATCAACTAGGGTCGTCGCACCAACTTCATTGGCTAACTCAACCATTTTCGCTACTGGATAAATACTTCCCAGTGCGTTTGATACGTGCTGAACCGCAACTAGTTTTGGTTTTGTTAATAAGACTTCTTGGTATTGGCAAAGATCTATTTGCCCGGTAGATGTTAATTCAATAATGTGTAGTTTAAGCTGCTTTTGCATAGCCAATTGTTGCCACGGCACAAAATTGGCGTGATGTTCAGATGCCAACACCACAATACCATCGCCAGGCATAAGGTGGTGCATTGCCCAGCTTTGAGCGACTAAATTGATAGAGTCAGTAGTACCTTTAGTCCAAACTATGTTAGATGGGGAGCCGGCACCAATAAAATTTGCAACCGCACTTCGAGCCTGTTCATATTGAGCCGTTGTATTTTTAGCAGCTTGATAGGAGCCTCGGTGAACATTGACGTTATTACAGCTGTAAAAAACTGACATTGCTTCGATGACAGATTTCGGCTTTTGAGTTGTGGCAGCACTGTCCAAATAGATCAAATCTGGATTGTTTGCAAAAAAAGGGAAATGTTTCTTTAGGCTCATAAATAACAGACATAAAAAAGGGCAAACTAAGATGAACCTAGTTTACCCGAATTTTATAAGGGCGTAAAAATTAACACTCGATTATATTAACCGCTAAACCACCTCTAGCGGTTTCTTTGTATTTGGATTTCATATCGTTACCAGTATCCCACATGGTTTTGATAACCTTATCGAGAGAGACTTTCTGGCCACCACTACCACGAAGCGCTAAACGAGCGGCATTAATGGCTTTGATTGATCCCATCGCATTCCGCTCAATACATGGCACTTGCACCAACCCACCAACTGGGTCGCACGTTAAACCTAAATTATGTTCCATACCAATTTCTGCTGCATTTTCAACTTGTTCAACGCTGGCACCTTGAATTTCGGCTAACGCGCCGGCCGCCATTGAGCAAGCTACGCCAACCTCTCCCTGACAACCCACTTCAGCACCTGATATAGAAGCGTTCTTTTTGTATAAGATGCCAATCGCACCTGCTGTTAATAAATAACGGACAATTAAGTCTTCGTTTAAAGGTTTAACAAACTTATGGTAATACATTAGTACTGCCGGAATAATGCCTGCAGCGCCGTTTGTTGGCGCAGTTACGACGCGACCACCATCGGCATTTTCTTCATTTACAGCGAGCGCAAAAAGGTTTACCCAATCCATAACAGTTAACGGGTCGTTCGATTGTTCGCTAGATAGTTTTCTGTGCAAAGCCGGAGCTCGACGGCGTACCTTTAAGCCTCCAGGTAATATGCCTTCAGTACGAATACCGCGATCGATGCAGGCTTCCATTACGTTCCAAAGTTCAACCAGTTGCTTGCGGACCACATTTTCATCAAGCCAAACTTTCTCATTGGCCATCATTAAGCCAGGAATGCTAACACCATCACGTTGACACATTTCTAGCAGTTCTGCGCCTGTTGAAAAAGGGTAAGGTACTGGTTGTGATTCGACTTGCTGTTGGGCGGTTTCTTTTTGAAGTTCAAAGTCTTCATGTTTAACAATAAAACCACCACCAATGGAATAATACGTCTGACTTAATAGGATGCTGTTGCCACTTTTAGCCGTTAATGTCATGCCGTTTGAGTGCAATGGTAATGTTTTCCGGCGATGAAAAATGATGGCATTTTTACTAGGAAAATCGATAGATTGTTTACCTAATAAAAGTAAGGTTTGACTAGACTCGATGTGAGCTAACTTTGTTGCTACCGTATCTGGGTCAATGCTTTCTGGCTCATCACCAAGTAGGCCTAAAATAACCGCTTTACCAGAGCCATGGCCAATTCCAGTTTGACCTAAAGAGCCAAATAACTCTGTTTGTATGCTTGTTACTTGTTCAAGCACACCTTGTTCTTTTATTAAATCGGCAAATTCTTTTGCTGCGCGCATCGGCCCAACGGTATGTGAACTGCTCGGCCCAATGCCGATACTGAACATATCAAAAACACTTAACATTATATTTTTCTATTTTTAGAAAACGATAAATAGATTGTAACTCAGTTTGTTATTATTCACACCATCATACACATGAGAATAACTTATTCGATATGGCGGATAAGTTTTTGTAAGATTGCAGCGGTGGCACCCCAGATAAGCTTGTTTTCATAACGTATAAAGTGAATTTTATGAGGCTTGCCTTGCCAGTTTGGAGTTAAATAAAATTGATGCTTGCGCTGTAAAAGGTACGAAAGCGGGATTTCAAAAATATCACTAACTTCTCCTTCATTTGCAACAAACTCTTGTGCTCCATCTACCAAAGCAACTAAGGGTGACATAGTAAAATGACTCACTGTATGAAGTTCGGGTAACCAACCTAAAGGTTGAATTTTTCGAGTGTCTAAGCCTATTTCTTCTTCACTTTCTCGAATCGCAGTATCTTTTAAGGTGTCGTCTGTTTCATCGTGTTTGCCACCGGGAAAACTAATTTGTCCGGGATGGTTTCGCAAATGATTTGCACGTTGAGTAAGTAGGATATGTAGTCCTTGAGCTCGCTCTATAACGGGAATTAACACCGCCGCTCTTTTTAATGGTTCGGCAGGGCCAAATCGACCATAGTCGGCTTCGTACTTTTGTTCAAAAGGACGTAAACATAAGCGAGATGCGAACTCTTCAGGGCTCATTTTTCTGTCATTCACCTTATTGCTGGTAGTTTATTAATCAATCGTTCTTGAGGTTATTGAGAATAGGCAATATTTTATTTACTTTGTCTAATGTTTCTTGATACTCATCTTCACAGACAGAATCAGCAACTAAGCCACCTCCAGCCCAACAATATATCTTATTGTTGTTACAGACTAGTGTTCTAATGGTTATATTAGTATCCATATCGCCGTTTGGTCGGATATAGCCTACCGAGCCACAGTAAACACTCCTCGGGTGCGGTTCGAGCTCATGAATGATTCGCATCGCACTTATTTTGGGTGCACCAGTTATAGAGCCACCAGGGAATGCCCCACGTAGCAAGTCTAACGAACTGGCAGAGTCTTTTAGTGTTGAGGTTATGGTACTCACCAAATGATGTACAGCGGGGTAACTTTCAATCTCAAAAATTTTAGGTACTTTAACTGTGCCGGGCTTAGACACTTTGGCAATATCGTTTCGCAACAAATCAACAATCATCAAGTTTTCTGCACGGTCTTTTTCTGCCGTTGCTAAGTCCATCGACATTTGTTCGTCTAACAAGTGATTATTACTGCGAGGGCGGGTGCCTTTAATTGGCTTAGTTTCAACTTCCCGGTTTTTGACCTGCAAAAAACGTTCTGGAGACAGACTGAGCACAGCGCCTTCCTCTAATCGAATAAAACTTGAAAAAGGCGCTTTATTTGACGCTCTTAGTGCTAAATATGCTTGCCATTCACAGCCACTATAATTGGCGTCAAAACGTTGTGCTAGGTTAATTTGATAACAATCACCAGAGGCTAAATACGACTTTACCTTGCCAAATTTATGTTGATAATCGGCAAATGTCATATTCGATAACCAAGGGCTGGTTAATTCAAATTTCGCCTCTAGTTTCTCTTTCGACGTTGTTGACGCAATTTCAGCAATTAACGCCTGCAACTCTGCAAAGTCTTTATTGGCTGTTTGTGATTGACTAAAAAACTCAATTTGATCATTGCTGTGGTTAAATATAATGCCGCTGTGGTAAATCCCAACAAACATATCTGGTAAGGTAATATCATGAGGCTTTGGTTGGGGCATGGCTTCAAAGCGGCCACCTAATTCGTAACCCCAATAACCCAGTGCGCCACCACAAAACGGTAAATCCTCTGAGCTATCAACAGTCAGCTTTTCTAGCTCTTGGTTGATCAGTTCAAGGGGGTCCTCTAAAGATGTTTTTGATTCTCCATCTTGCTTAATTATTTGGGTCAAATTGCCGGTTGTCTTAAACAGCACACTCGGTTGCCATACGCATAAACTAAATGCTTTAGCACCTTGTTCGGCATTAGCGCTGTCGAGAATAATAAACGAAGGCTTTTGCTGCAACCGAGACAAGAGTTGCTGAAAGTCAGGCTCAGACAAAAGTAAATTTTTTCGAAAAAGAGAATGCGACATTAGGTTTGATTAACTTATTTAGAATTCAATTAAACTATAGGCCAACAAAATTATACAGTTAACTTAAAAATTGCTGGTTTATTTGTTGGTTTCAATGGGCCAGAAGAGTATCATTATCAATATTAATTTTCAGTAATCATGATCAATTATTGAATCTTTGCCAAACTCGACGACAATAAACAATACGTTTTGTTTACAAAATCATATCAAAATAATTAGAGGTCGCTATGACGGTTATTCGCCAACAAGACTTAATCGATAGTATTGCAGACTCATTGCAGTACATGTCTTACTACCATCCACTTGATTATGTTCAAGCTGTTGAAAAGGCTTATCACAAAGAACAGAATCCAGCTGCTAAAGATGCGATGGCTCAAATTTTAATTAATTCCCGAATGTCTGCAGAAGGGCATCGTCCTATCTGTCAAGATACTGGAATAGTAACTTGCTTTGTAAAAATCGGTATGGCTGTGCAATGGGACAAAACCGACATGACAGTGCAGGAGATGGTTGATGAAGGCACTCGTCGTGCATATTTGAATCCGGAAAACCCGTTAAGAGCATCAATTGTTGCTGATCCAAACGGCGCACGAAAAAATACAAAAGACAATACGCCTTCGGTTGTGCACGTCGAAATGGTGCCTGGCGCAGGTATCGAAGTCATGATTGCTGCAAAAGGCGGTGGTTCTGAAAATAAATCAAAAATGGTAATGTTAAATCCATCTGACGATATTGTTGAGTGGGTTACTAAAACGTTACCGACTATGGGTGCAGGCTGGTGTCCACCAGGTATGTTAGGAATAGGCATTGGCGGCACAGCAGAAAAAGCAGCAGTTATGGCTAAAGAATCCTTAATGGATCCAGTTGATATTCAAGATCTTATCGAAAAAGGCGCGGAAACCTCAGACGAGCAATTACGTTTAGACCTATTAAAAGCAGTGAATGATTTAGGTATCGGTGCTCAAGGTCTTGGTGGATTAACAACCGTTGTTGATATTAAAGTTAAATCTTGCCCAACGCATGCCGCGTCAAAACCTGTTGTTATGATCCCAAATTGTGCAGCAACTCGTCACGTACACTTTCATTTAGACGGCAGTGGTCCAGCTAAACTTACACCGCCTAAATTAGAAGATTGGCCGGAAGTAACTTGGGAAATGGGGAAAAATGTTCGTCGCGTTAATGTTGATAGCATAACGAAAGAAGAAGTGTCGACCTGGAAAGCGGGCGATACAGTTTTACTAAGCGGAAAAATATTGACGGGCCGAGATGCGGCGCATAAGCGCATCAAAGACATGCTGGATAAAGGTGAAGGTTTGCCTGAAGGTGTCGACTTTAATGGCAGATTTATCTATTACGTTGGTCCAGTAGATGCTGTTGGTAATGAAGTCGTTGGCCCTGCAGGACCGACTACCGCCACACGAATGGATAAGTTTACAGACCTTATGTTAGGCGAAACTGGTTTAATGGGAATGATTGGTAAGGCCGAACGAGGTCCTGCTACTGTTGAGTCAATAGCGAAACACGGTTCTGTTTATTTAATGGCCGTTGGTGGAGCAGCCTATTTAGTTTCAAAAGCGATTAAAAAGTCGAGAGTTGTGGCGTTTGAAGACTTAGGAATGGAAGCAATATACGAATTTGAAGTAGAAGATATGCCTGTATCTGTGGCGGTTGATAGTACGGGAAATAACGTACATGTGACTGGCCCTGCGATGTGGAAAGGTAAAATTGCTGAGATGAACAAAAAGTAACGTAAATGTTTAAACAACCTTACTTTTGATATTTTATTGATAAGTTAATATGCCGAATAAAAAAGCCAGTTACCCCAATGTGACTGGCTTTTTGTTTATGGCGGGGTACAAAGTATGCACATTAAGCTGTTTGGAAGGTTATTCGCTTATTTAGTTATTCTGGTTATTGCTTTTACTGCAAAAACGGAGAATTTAGACGTCGTTACACAGCCAGCACATAATTCAGAATTCCTAGCTGTTTCAGCTAATGTAACTATTGATGCTCCAATTCAAAATGTGTTGCCGTTTTTTCATGGCGGTAATGCTTGTTGGCAATGGCAACTTAGGTGCAAATCGTCAAAAGTGTTAGCTAAATTAGATTCGCGACATCAAATCGTTTATACGGTTATTAATATGCCTTGGCCATTATCCGACAGAGACCTGATTTTTGATGTGGCTGTAAAAGGCGCGACGGCAACAGCTACCGGATTAATTTTGGACTCAAATGAAAACAGTTTTGATGAAAACAAAGAAAATAATCCCGTTTTAATATCCTTGAAACCCTACTCGGGCGAACTAGATCAATTAGTACAGAATGAAAAACTCGTTAGAGCGATGTCAACAATTGACTACTCGCTTTCGCCGATAAGTGAGCATCAAACCCAGCTATCTATTTATATGCATACAGAGTTTGGTGGCAGTGTATCGCCATCAATGATCAACACTCGACTCGAAAAGTCAGTACGCAAAGACATTAATGCTTTGTTACAACTGATTAACAAGAAAACACGACCACCTTCGTAGACTTAGTGACCACGGCGTAATATCTTAGCGTAATTAAGATATGTCATCTTTGACAGCAGGAAGTCATGCTAAAAATAAACAATATAGAAAAGTCATTTCGTAATGGTGATGAAGTAGTAAAAGCCCTTAACGGAGTATCATTAGAGGTGAAAGAAAATGAGTTTGTCGCTTTTATGGGCAGCTCTGGTTCTGGTAAGTCAACACTAATGAACATTCTTGGCTGTTTAGATACACCTACTCACGGCGAATATTACCTAAACGGTGAAAATGTTGCGCTAATGAGCGATGAGGATTTATCGAAAGTTCGAAATGAACATATAGGATTCATATTTCAAACCTTTCATTTACTACCAAAACTAGATGCGGTAGGGAACGTTAAATTACCCACTCGATACTCCAATATCTCAGATGAAGAAGCAACGGAAAAAGCCAAAGCCTTATTAATAAAAGTTGGATTGGAACACAGAATGTTTCACAAGCCCTTCGAAATGTCCGGTGGTCAGCGTCAACGTGTTGCCATTGCCCGGGCGCTTATTAATGAGCCGACCGTTATATTAGCCGATGAGCCTACGGGTAACTTAGATAGTAAAACATCAGAAGAGATCATGTCGTTACTAACAGCGTTACATAAGCAAGGTCAAACCATCGTCATGGTGACGCACGAAGACGATATTGCTGCTTATGCGCAACGAGTGGTTAGAATGAAAGATGGGCGAGTGTTAAGTATCGAGTCAAATGATGGAGAAGTGAGTAATGTCTAAACGTTTAATCATCATTTTACTATTGTCATTGTCCCTACCTACGGACTTGTTGGCAGAGCCGGTGTTACTTACCGGAGAGATTGCTTCGCTAGAAAAACAAATTGTATCGGCACCTAGAACCGATCGCTGGCAGATTCAAATTCAATGGATGCATGAGGAAGGCACCATTGCAAACGAAGGTGATTTGATTGCTGTTTTTGACTCAGGCTCGATTAAGTCACAAATTAAGCAAAGTGAGGAACGTCTTGCCGCCGAGCAATTAGTGCTAAAAAAGAAAAAATTAGATCTGCAACAAGCCGTGGTTAATGCTGAAGGGCAATTAAAAATAGCAAATCTAGAAGTTGAAAAAGCTAAGATAAACGCATCAGTTGTGTCTACTGATGTTAGCAAATATGACAAAGGTAAGTATCAACTTGATCTTGAGCGTGCACTCCTTGGAAAAATTCGTGCAGAACAAAACCTCGCAGTAAAAATAAAAGAAAAAGAACTAGAGTTGGTAAAACAAAATATTAACATTACAAAAATACAAGAAAATTTAGCTTACCAACAAAAGACGCTAGAGCGAGCGTCGGTTACTGCTCAAATTACAGGCCAAGTTACCCACATGATGCATCCTTGGAACGGAGAGAAGATTACTGCGGGCTCAATGTTACAGCAGTCGATGAAAGCAATGTTGGTGCAAGGGCAAGGTAGCTATCGGGTGCAAGCTTGGGTTCATGAAATTGATGTGAATAAAATTAGCGAGGGTGATACCGCAAGTTTAAAACTTGATGCATTTCCTAATAAACAATATCAAGGCGTTATATCTTCTATAGCAAGCCAATCGGAAAAAAAAGAAATGTGGAGCAACAGCGCTTATCACCGTCTATATCTTAGCTTTAACGAACAGCCAGAAGTAGAATTGTTACCGGGTATGAGTGTTCAGGTTGTTGTTGAGGAAAACAAATGAGACTACTTACGACTATTGCAGTTATCGCACCATTCTTGTTAGCGGCTTGCGGCTCACAACAGGAAACGGAACAGAGTAACAACCTTGTTACCCCTTTATCAGCAACAGGAACATTGATATCTACCGACTCCGCCACTATTTCTCCACCTAGCGTTTCTAGAATGTGGCAATACAAAATTCAATATCTAGCCAAAGAGAACAGCAAAGTTAAACAAGGCGATATTGTAGTTCGATTTGACCCTATGCAATTACGAAACGACTTAATGAGCAAGCAAAGTGAACTTGATGCCGCTATCAAGGAAAGAGAACAGTCAGATTTGATGCAAGAGCAAACACTTCAAGACCTAAAGCTCGCTAAAGCAGAAGCACAAATGAACCACGATAAAGAAAAACGCAAAGCGGAAATTGTCGATGCGTCGCGTTCCCGATTAGAA from Psychrosphaera aestuarii encodes:
- a CDS encoding ABC transporter ATP-binding protein, whose protein sequence is MLKINNIEKSFRNGDEVVKALNGVSLEVKENEFVAFMGSSGSGKSTLMNILGCLDTPTHGEYYLNGENVALMSDEDLSKVRNEHIGFIFQTFHLLPKLDAVGNVKLPTRYSNISDEEATEKAKALLIKVGLEHRMFHKPFEMSGGQRQRVAIARALINEPTVILADEPTGNLDSKTSEEIMSLLTALHKQGQTIVMVTHEDDIAAYAQRVVRMKDGRVLSIESNDGEVSNV
- a CDS encoding HlyD family secretion protein, whose translation is MSKRLIIILLLSLSLPTDLLAEPVLLTGEIASLEKQIVSAPRTDRWQIQIQWMHEEGTIANEGDLIAVFDSGSIKSQIKQSEERLAAEQLVLKKKKLDLQQAVVNAEGQLKIANLEVEKAKINASVVSTDVSKYDKGKYQLDLERALLGKIRAEQNLAVKIKEKELELVKQNINITKIQENLAYQQKTLERASVTAQITGQVTHMMHPWNGEKITAGSMLQQSMKAMLVQGQGSYRVQAWVHEIDVNKISEGDTASLKLDAFPNKQYQGVISSIASQSEKKEMWSNSAYHRLYLSFNEQPEVELLPGMSVQVVVEENK